In Sebaldella termitidis ATCC 33386, one DNA window encodes the following:
- a CDS encoding LysR family transcriptional regulator, producing MDMNIQKYIAFIKTVEYGSFTKAAEMLNYSQSGISRMINDLEKEWGVSLLERGRSGVRLTSDGLKLLPFAKSMCSEYRKLQTQVEELNGLKSGLIRIGTFSSVATHWLPKIISRFQKDYPNIDYELLLGDYAEIEKWISEGRVDFGFVRLPTLPEFETFLLEEDKLLVVLPENHPLADCDYFPVKELCEYPFMLLQRSVKADTADIFEKYNITPKIHFTTWDDYAIMSMVESGLGISILPQLILQRIPYRIVTKELEIPAYRKIALGLRDKKNTSLAVKQFLDYIRYR from the coding sequence ATGGATATGAATATTCAAAAATATATTGCATTTATTAAAACTGTAGAATACGGAAGTTTTACAAAAGCGGCTGAAATGCTTAATTATTCTCAGTCCGGCATCAGCCGTATGATAAACGATCTTGAAAAAGAATGGGGTGTATCACTCCTTGAACGCGGACGTTCCGGTGTACGTCTTACCTCTGACGGTCTGAAGCTCCTTCCTTTTGCTAAAAGCATGTGCAGTGAATACAGGAAATTACAGACACAGGTCGAAGAACTAAATGGTCTGAAGTCCGGTCTTATTCGAATCGGAACATTTTCAAGCGTGGCTACCCACTGGCTGCCCAAAATTATCAGCAGATTTCAAAAAGATTATCCTAATATTGATTATGAACTGCTGCTGGGTGACTATGCCGAAATAGAGAAGTGGATTTCTGAAGGACGTGTAGACTTTGGCTTTGTCCGTCTTCCTACACTTCCGGAATTTGAAACTTTTCTTCTTGAGGAAGATAAACTGCTTGTCGTACTGCCTGAAAATCATCCGCTTGCAGACTGTGATTATTTTCCTGTCAAGGAATTATGCGAATATCCTTTTATGCTGCTTCAACGAAGCGTAAAAGCCGATACTGCCGATATATTTGAAAAATATAATATTACACCTAAAATTCATTTTACTACGTGGGATGACTATGCTATTATGTCCATGGTAGAAAGCGGTTTAGGTATCAGTATTTTGCCGCAGCTTATTTTACAGCGGATTCCATATCGAATTGTAACAAAAGAGCTGGAAATTCCTGCATATAGAAAAATAGCACTGGGATTAAGAGACAAAAAAAATACTTCACTTGCAGTTAAGCAATTTTTAGATTATATCCGGTACAGATAA
- a CDS encoding ROK family transcriptional regulator produces the protein MELIQNNYHRKILSYIYLEKQITKIQLSKFLDVTIPTVTLYLNELIKMGLIKESGVINSEAGRKPVVFEINSQNSYTIGIEIRQELITVIILDLELNLIYKSQENYNINNLQEELKNLVYKSIVHSNIKMEQLLGIGIAFPGIVNDRKLKFEESPIVDIKEYSLEGLKESFNIPIYIGNEADYAAYAENLIGSSKKYKNSIYLSVHEGIGGGIILENSLYSGGLQHAGEVGHMVIEYKGRECECGRHGCWEKYVSSNIINKIIKDNSLAGVDPLLDIYLNKSDDVIFRQMDEYFDYLAAGIMNLFLIFDLDCIIIGGILAPYEKQIQNLLIEKIKNENCKLEKNAEKIVFPQLLTTASAIGAGIIPLSNIYDFDLILKSGV, from the coding sequence ATGGAATTAATTCAGAATAATTATCATAGAAAAATTTTGAGTTATATATATCTTGAAAAACAGATAACTAAGATACAGCTGTCTAAATTTCTTGATGTTACAATACCGACTGTAACTCTTTATTTGAACGAACTTATAAAAATGGGTCTGATAAAAGAAAGCGGGGTAATTAATTCCGAAGCAGGAAGAAAACCCGTTGTATTTGAAATAAATTCCCAAAACAGCTATACCATAGGAATTGAAATAAGACAGGAACTTATTACAGTGATAATACTGGATTTGGAATTAAATTTGATATATAAGTCGCAGGAAAATTATAATATAAATAATCTTCAGGAAGAATTAAAGAATCTTGTCTATAAATCAATAGTACACAGTAATATAAAAATGGAACAGCTTCTAGGCATAGGGATAGCGTTTCCGGGAATAGTAAATGACAGAAAGCTGAAATTCGAAGAATCGCCTATAGTAGACATAAAGGAGTATTCACTTGAAGGACTGAAAGAATCTTTTAATATACCGATATATATTGGGAATGAAGCAGACTATGCGGCATATGCCGAGAATCTTATAGGCAGTTCCAAAAAATATAAGAATTCTATTTATCTTTCTGTACATGAAGGGATAGGGGGAGGAATAATTCTGGAAAATTCTCTTTATTCCGGAGGTCTTCAGCATGCAGGCGAAGTGGGACATATGGTGATAGAATATAAAGGACGGGAGTGTGAGTGCGGAAGACATGGCTGCTGGGAAAAGTATGTTTCTTCCAATATAATAAATAAAATAATCAAGGATAACAGCCTTGCAGGTGTAGATCCACTTCTTGACATATATCTGAATAAAAGTGATGATGTTATTTTTCGACAGATGGACGAGTATTTTGATTATCTTGCAGCAGGAATAATGAATCTTTTTCTTATATTTGATCTGGATTGTATAATAATCGGAGGTATTCTTGCACCTTATGAAAAACAGATACAGAATCTGCTTATAGAAAAAATAAAAAATGAAAACTGCAAGCTGGAAAAAAATGCCGAAAAAATTGTTTTTCCGCAATTACTTACAACAGCTTCTGCAATAGGAGCCGGTATTATTCCTTTGTCGAATATTTATGATTTTGATCTGATATTAAAAAGCGGAGTATAA
- the xylB gene encoding xylulokinase, with protein MYLGIDLGTSGVKITAIDKNGEITASSSREYPVHYSNNGWSDQNPSDWIKGITDSMKELSEKININDIKGIGISGQMHGLVILGEDKEVLYPVILWNDQRTVEESEFLNNEIGMDKLTEYTSNISFTGFTASKLLWLKKNEPEVFSKIRHIMLPKDYIGYILTGKFYTDVSDASGTLFFDVKNRKWSDEMIKILEIKKEYLPEIFESYEIAGELKQEIMDELGITVKIPVAAGGGDNACGAIGAGVVEEDKILVSLGTSGVVFIPQKKWSLPEKSSMHTFCDSSGKYHFMGVILSAASCLKWWIEDIHDGNYAKMLDEAEQSPVGSNNLFFLPYLTGERTPHSDPYARGSFIGLTAAHTRGDMTRAVMEGIVFALYDSYNLADGLNPDTIRIIGGGAKSELSRKILTDVFNIKSEVLAIQEGPSYGAALLALFGTENEKNMDEKLKEIVKITDIIEPDLENHKEYQKRYEVYTRLYKALKNEFFEISRL; from the coding sequence ATGTATTTAGGTATAGATTTAGGGACTTCCGGGGTAAAAATAACAGCTATAGATAAAAACGGAGAAATAACAGCATCTTCATCCAGGGAATATCCTGTACATTATTCTAATAACGGCTGGTCTGACCAGAATCCTTCTGACTGGATAAAAGGTATAACAGACAGCATGAAGGAGCTTTCAGAAAAAATAAATATAAATGACATAAAGGGAATAGGAATATCAGGTCAGATGCACGGCCTTGTGATTTTGGGGGAAGATAAGGAAGTTTTATATCCTGTGATATTATGGAATGATCAGAGGACTGTGGAGGAATCAGAATTTTTGAATAATGAAATCGGAATGGATAAGCTCACGGAATATACTTCAAATATTTCATTTACAGGCTTTACTGCATCAAAGCTTCTGTGGCTCAAAAAAAACGAGCCCGAAGTTTTCAGTAAAATAAGACATATAATGCTTCCAAAAGATTATATAGGATATATACTTACAGGAAAATTTTATACTGATGTTTCAGATGCATCGGGAACTTTATTTTTTGATGTAAAAAATAGAAAATGGTCAGATGAAATGATAAAAATTCTTGAAATAAAAAAAGAATATCTGCCGGAAATTTTTGAATCATATGAAATTGCAGGTGAATTAAAGCAGGAGATCATGGATGAATTAGGAATAACTGTAAAAATTCCCGTGGCAGCAGGCGGCGGAGATAATGCCTGCGGTGCAATAGGTGCAGGAGTAGTGGAAGAGGATAAAATACTGGTTTCGCTGGGAACATCCGGAGTAGTTTTTATACCGCAGAAAAAATGGTCGCTTCCTGAAAAAAGCAGTATGCACACTTTTTGTGATTCAAGCGGAAAATACCATTTTATGGGGGTAATATTATCAGCAGCCTCATGTCTGAAATGGTGGATAGAGGATATTCATGACGGTAATTATGCGAAAATGCTTGATGAAGCGGAACAGTCGCCGGTTGGAAGCAATAACCTGTTTTTTCTTCCATATCTGACAGGTGAAAGAACACCACACTCAGATCCTTATGCTAGAGGAAGCTTTATAGGTCTCACCGCAGCACATACAAGGGGAGATATGACAAGGGCTGTAATGGAGGGAATAGTTTTTGCGCTTTATGATTCATATAACCTTGCTGACGGACTTAATCCGGATACAATAAGAATAATAGGCGGCGGTGCGAAATCAGAGCTGAGCAGAAAAATACTCACGGATGTTTTTAACATAAAATCAGAGGTACTGGCTATTCAGGAAGGACCGTCATACGGTGCGGCACTTCTTGCTTTATTCGGAACGGAAAATGAAAAAAATATGGATGAGAAGCTGAAAGAAATAGTAAAGATAACAGATATAATAGAGCCGGATCTGGAAAACCACAAAGAATATCAAAAAAGATATGAAGTTTACACAAGACTCTATAAAGCATTAAAAAATGAATTTTTTGAAATAAGCAGACTATAA
- the xylA gene encoding xylose isomerase translates to MKEYFPEIKEIKYEGPESKNVMAFKYYNKDEVIGGKPMREHLKFAMSYWHTLKAQGLDMFGGDTMDRAWNRYDDALEQAKARADAGFEFMQKIGMDYFCFHDRDIINEAMTLKETNRLLDEIVDHLEGLMKKTGIKLLWGTTNAFSHPRFLHGGATAPNADVFAYAAAQVKKAMEITKRLGGENYVLWGGREGYETLLNTKSDLEYDNFARFLQMVVDYKEKIGFEGQLLIEPKPKEPTKHQYDFDTATVLGFLRKYNLDKHYKMNIEANHATLAGHTFQHELNLARINNVMGSIDANQGDMLLGWDTDQFPTNIYDAVLAMYEVIKNNGLGKGGLNFDAKVRRGSFEDKDLFLAYIAGMDTFAKGLTIAYRLYEDKVFEDFQDKRYESYKTGIGKDIVEGKVGFEELAEYVENLAEIKNTSGRQEMLESILNSYILEAK, encoded by the coding sequence ATGAAAGAATATTTTCCGGAAATAAAAGAAATAAAGTATGAAGGTCCTGAATCAAAAAATGTTATGGCTTTCAAATATTACAATAAAGATGAGGTAATAGGCGGAAAACCGATGAGAGAACATCTGAAATTTGCAATGAGTTACTGGCATACATTAAAAGCCCAGGGACTGGATATGTTCGGCGGGGACACGATGGACAGAGCATGGAACAGATATGATGACGCATTGGAACAGGCAAAAGCAAGAGCAGATGCAGGTTTTGAATTTATGCAGAAAATAGGGATGGATTATTTCTGCTTTCATGACAGAGATATTATAAATGAAGCAATGACATTAAAAGAAACAAACAGACTTCTTGATGAAATAGTAGATCATCTAGAAGGTCTTATGAAAAAAACAGGAATAAAACTTTTGTGGGGAACAACAAATGCTTTTAGTCATCCCAGATTTCTTCACGGAGGAGCAACTGCACCAAATGCAGACGTATTTGCGTATGCTGCGGCACAGGTAAAAAAGGCAATGGAGATAACAAAAAGATTAGGCGGGGAAAATTATGTTCTCTGGGGCGGAAGAGAGGGCTACGAAACTCTTCTGAATACTAAGTCTGATCTGGAATATGATAACTTTGCCAGATTTCTGCAGATGGTAGTGGATTACAAAGAAAAAATAGGGTTTGAAGGGCAGCTGCTTATAGAACCGAAACCAAAAGAACCTACAAAGCACCAGTATGATTTTGATACTGCTACAGTTCTTGGTTTTTTGAGAAAGTATAATCTTGATAAACATTATAAAATGAATATAGAAGCAAACCACGCCACTCTTGCCGGACATACATTCCAGCATGAACTGAACCTTGCAAGAATAAATAATGTAATGGGTTCCATAGATGCAAATCAGGGAGATATGCTTCTGGGATGGGATACAGATCAGTTTCCTACAAATATATATGATGCTGTTCTGGCAATGTATGAAGTAATAAAAAATAACGGATTGGGTAAAGGTGGACTGAATTTTGACGCAAAAGTAAGAAGAGGCTCATTTGAAGACAAGGATTTATTTTTAGCTTATATTGCGGGTATGGACACATTCGCAAAAGGATTAACAATAGCTTACAGACTTTATGAAGATAAAGTTTTTGAGGATTTTCAGGATAAAAGATATGAAAGTTACAAAACAGGGATAGGAAAAGATATAGTAGAAGGTAAAGTAGGATTTGAAGAACTGGCGGAATATGTAGAAAATCTTGCTGAAATAAAAAATACTTCGGGAAGACAGGAAATGCTGGAAAGTATATTGAATTCATATATATTGGAAGCAAAATAA